Genomic window (Clarias gariepinus isolate MV-2021 ecotype Netherlands chromosome 4, CGAR_prim_01v2, whole genome shotgun sequence):
AGCTAACAAATCGCACTTCAGTTTGAGACTAAACAGAGGCAcgattctctttctctccataacaaagaaaaccttttttttttttttttttttttgaggttatGGTTGAATGAGTAAAATTTCCCCCCTCACGACTTGACCTACATTAAACAGGTTTCACTTACTGTAGATGTGGCCAACTTTACCCCACTTCATTTCTCTCCTCTACTACACTTCCTTGCACCGCTCTTTGCAGATTTCTGCAAATCCAGTCACTTTCTCTCCACCTGTGATTATCTGCAGTTTTTGGTCACTGACCTTAGGAATGAAGCTCTGGCTTCCTAGTCAACAGTAAACAGGAACAGTAGTGGAAAGTAGAACAGTAAAAGAAGGGCAGTGTGATGGCAGGAAGAGCGATCACGTCATTTGTCACACTGTACAAATCTCAATACCTGCTTAAAACACACTTCTGTTTCACTTAAGGCTTTCATTTAGGTGTGTTTTACTTAAGAGTATAACTTTATCCTGTTTAAACCAGTATTAAGATTTGTAAAGCCGTTAGTAGTACGCACACAAACACGTACACACAGTAGCTTGAGTAACAGTTAGACAATGAGGATTACACAGGCTAAAAGCACTTTGGTTTTTAGGAACTATTAACGGACGTGCATACTTAAACACAAATCACaggatttaaaaattatatatatatatatatatatatatatatatatatatatatatatttaaaaaaagcaatggTGCACACTCTTATACAACTAACACTAATTACCTGAATAATGTAGCTTGGGGTTGGGGGGACTTTTccatataaatttaaatgtctcatgcttgcatataaaaacagaaataaaaaaaaataaaaaaaaacacctatgaCTATCATAATGCTACAGCAACTAGAACATTTATAACATGCAGGTATACACAGCAACAGGACGACTGGTGACCGCAGCATCCCTTAGTGAACAGCTTCCTCTCCGCACTTTCCAAGCTTCCTGTTTTAGCCCATGCGAGTGGAGGTAGCCTGATAACACAGAAAACACATCATTTGTCTTTGTATTTCTGCAACCAAACTTAAAGAGCATCTCTAACTACTGTACACACGCTAAACTGTACTGTGTAAAATAGGTGGTGTGAGAGAACCCTTTTCAAGGACATGTTAGTTAGCGaggctgtttttatttactctaACTCCactataactactgaacaccttTTCACTTCCTGTGTGTAATGAACATTTAAATTCTTCAATTGTATCATCAGGTCCATATGAATATAAACCAGTTATATTGTCAATAGCACCCAACTTGGGCATCTTATACCTTCCTAAGGCTCAATATGCCTTATAGTTTCATAATAGTAAATGCAAGTGACTGATAAGCTGTAACATAATAAGTTACTCATTACTGTAAGTTaaagatgggggaaaaaaagaattcgGTTCAGTATAAAAatagatctttttttaaataaatgtttaaattatacaCGGCAAAAGtgtacagtactgaaactcgcACATCTAAAACACGACGCGTGTGCGTTTAGCGACGGGGCAAAGCTCCAGCCGTATGTTTCCagtagtgaaaaggaagttgtgtTGTACAGTTTTATAGATGAGTATATTTTTGCTCATACGGGagtgtctaaaaaaaataataaaaaaattaaaaattggcAGAACTAACGattgttagttttttattttatttcagtactgCATATTTTGGAGCATACTgtaaggtggtaaaatgttgcagttcctctataatcctgcaggtggtgagCTCTAACCTACCGCACAGCATCCTTTGTGGTGGTAGCAAATtgtttgacaagtttgtttagaattgtaaccaaatctgaaaaaaagattaacatGCAGATGAAACTCGAAAAATTTGAATATCGtgcaaaagttaatttatttcagtaacgCAACTTAAAAGGTAATACTAAtatgagatagactcattacatgcaaagcaagatagttcaaatcatgatttgtcataattgagatgattatggctcacagctcataaaaaccccaaatccacaatctcagaaaattagaatattacatgcaatcaataaaacaaggattgtacaTAAAACATATCGGACCTCTAAAAAGGATAAGTATGCATATGCACTTAGTACTTGGTTTGGgccccttttgcagcaattactgcCTTAATGCGGTGTGGCATGGAagctatcagcctgtggcactgctaaggtgttatggaagaccaggaTGCTTCAATTGCGGTTTTCAGCTCATCTGCATTGTTTGGTCTCATGTCTCTCATCATGTCTTTCTCTTGGCAACTCGTCTGGTTCAGGTCAGacgagtttgctggccaatcaagcacagtaatcccATGATCATTGAACcaggttttggtgcttttggcaGTGAGGGCGAGttccaagtcctgctggaaaatgaagtcCGCATCGCCATGAAGCTCATTTGCAGAAGGAAGCATGACGTGCTCTAAAATGTCCTGGTAGACGACTGCGTTGACCCTGGACTTAATGAAGCACAGtgaaccaacaccagcagatgacatggctccccaaatcaACAAAGACTGtagaaacttcacactggatttcaagcatcttgcagtgtgtgcTTCACtattcttcctccagactctgagtcctttgtttccaaatgagatGCAAAAAGCTGCTCTAATCAGAAAAGAAGACTtcggaccactgagcaacagaccagttctttttttctttagcccaggtaagacgctTCTGACGTTGTTTGTTGTTTAGGAGCAGATTAACAAGAGGAATACGACATGTGAAGCCCCTGTCCCGGATCCGTCTGTGTGTAGTTGCTCTTGATgtactgactccagcctcagtccactccttgtgaaagtGCCCAACACTATTGAATGGCCTTTTCCAGGTTGCAgtcatccctgctgcttgtgGACCTTTTTGTtccacacttttcccttccacataactttctattaatgtgctttgatacagcactttgggaacatccaactttttttgcaattaccttttgAGTCTTTCAGTCCATATGGAGGGTGTAAATTTATGGTTTTCTGCACAACCGTCAGGTCAGAACATGGTCTTTCCCATGATTGGGCTTCCTAccgaaccagactgagagatcatttaaaggctcaggaaccctttaatcagctaattaagccaGAACACCTGCAGAGTGGGATACTTTGAGGCTAGAATATTAACCCTTtacacaatattctaattttctgcgattatggcttacagctcatgaaaaccccaaatccacaatcatCTCAAGTATGACAAATAACTattttgctttgcatgtaatgagtctatctcatatattagttttatCTTTTAAGTTGcaatactaaaaataaattaacttttgcacaatattctaatttttaaagttttacctGTAGAATCTTGGGTATTTATAATAgagatacttacagaatcacaCTACAAATCCAATCGGCGCCTGGGTATGGTGATAATACCATATCGGGAGTTACCTGGCACTAGTGTATGTATCCATGCGTGCGTACACTGAGGAAtgagtgtgtatctgtgtttaCCTGAGAGATGTTGACTCCGGTCAGTTTCTCCACGGTCTGAGGCAGACGGACCATGATGTCCAGGACCTCTCCTGTCAGTTTGGCTGCTCCGACCTCTGATCCTCCGCTGGACACCATGGTGACTTTCTGAGCTGCCGAGAGCGGCTTGCTGATCTCTTCCGCCATCTTGAACAAAGAACACATTGCATGTTTATGGAACTGCTCTACTATGAGGAAAATCAGGCAGGATTCAATTAAAAGTGGGTGTGGTGCCTGACCAGGGGCAGTTTCTCCAGCAGCATGTCCACCATGGCTCCCTCCTTGTACTGTTTGAAAGCTTCTGCCTTCTTGGCCATCTGCTCAGCCTCGGCACGGCCCTTCGCCTCAGTGGCAAATGCTTCTGCCTCGCCCCTCATCTGAGAGACAGTgatatgaaagagagagaaagagagagagagagagagagagagagagagtgatgaaATTAATGATCtttattcaggttttttttttttttttgctattacacctttttagatttattaaatgggaggggggggggggactccaGGCTTTTTTATGTCGCCAGGAATTTTTAcagtcattaaaataatctttaactgtgttgtttggatttttttatgaaaaaaataaaaaaataacaataataacccACTTACTCTAATAGATTCAGCCTCAGCTTCAGCCTCCATGATCAGCTGCAGccttcagattaaaaaaaaaaaaaaaagaagacatgaCTAACGTAGGTCTGAGCCGTAACAATACAGAGAGGTTTAAGTGAAAAACAGAGCCGTGTTGTGATGCTCATTTCCACCTTTCAGCCTCAGCGAGTTTCTCCAGCTTGTATTTCTCTGCCTCCGCTGGCTTCTTGACTTTGGCCTCCAGCTCCTTCTCTTTGCGGGTGATCTCCTGCTCCTGCAGAGTGATCTGCTGAGTGCGCTCCACCACCTGTACCTGCATCTTCTCCTCCTCAATCCTCTGCTTCGTCTTGGCCACCTGATGCAAAGCAATTCATttgattatagttttttttagaaaaaagatTTCTCTTCTCATCACCTTAGCTACGAGTTACAAATCGCAcggtttttgcttgtttttagatGCGTCATGCGACTGCTGTACCTGAAGCTGATAGGCCATCTCAGACTCTGCTTTTTTAGTGTTAACCTCCATATCATAGACCGCCTTTTTCAGCTCGTAGTCTCTCTGAGCCTTCGCCATCTCGATCTCGTTCTTGTACTGTGCAGAAACCTTCTCCTGCATGGCATGGGcttcctaaacacacacatgcacagataaTTCACTAATTGAAATCTtcaaaaacgtaaaaaaattaataaataaataaaaataaaaataataataataataatttaaaaataataataataattaggaaAGCACTTTAAGAAGAAAAGCAATTGTACCCGGATCACTGCGTCTCTCTTGTATTGAGCCTCTCCGATGCGGGCGTCTCTCTGCACCTGAGCCGTGCGAGCTTTACCCAGAGAGTTCAGGTAGTCCTTAAAGAGAAACGTCAAAGACAGCGTCAGCAAAAGTTAAAAGATGCGAGTGTGCGAAAGAGGACGTGTTGCACACGTGAACGTTACCTGGTCATCATGAACATCTTTAAGCGTGTAGCTGACCACGCCGATGCCCATGTTCACCAAATCAGAAGACGCCACCTTGAACACTTGCTCGGAAAACTTCTTACGATCCTGATAGATCTCCTGCAGGAAATCAGGGAGCGCACACAAAGtaaaaacactgtttaaaatgatattaaTGAGTGTTACAAACCACAAATGTATACAAAGAAAGATAATCAtttaagccattttcacatatttAACTATCCCTCctccatttctgtttttttttcttgtgtgtgaTATGAGAGTAGTCTCAGTACCTCCACAGTCAGGTGAGCAATAATGGCTCTCTGATGGCCTTCTAGTGTCTCCAGGGCAATCTGGGAAACCTCAATCTCTGATTTCCCCAAGAACATCTGACAGGCTGCCGCCAACATCTCCTTATTCTGGCCCTGGATTTTCACCTGTGCAATGCCAGTCACTGAGATGGGGACACCATGCCTGGTGTAAACCTTATCACTTTTTACATTAAGAGTCAGAGTATTCAGAGATatcctgaaagagagagagagaccaagagacagacagacaagctgGATTTAAAGGCAATAGCAGTCTATTGTGTATTTATACAATCTGTAGACAAACTAGATCATGCTAATGATGTTGCTCAGGTCTAAGcagcaaaaatacaaaaaacaaaaaccatatTTCTTTGTGgctgctaaaataaataaattaattaattacgtAAAATAGCTACCTGTGGGCCTATAAACCATGGACAAGCACCAGTTTGAAAAACATCTGGATACCTCTTTGTGTCCATTCATGCCGAGACCTTCTAACAAACTTGTGTATAGATGCATGATGACGTATTTATCATAAATACCACCTTCAGGCATTAATCAGTCTTATAACTAAACTGAACATggattaaaaatactttttctccctaatttccAGGATTAGTACAAGACATCATTCAattcatttctattttatttaaatagcacttttaacaatggtcattgtcagaCAGGAAGGAACACTCTACAGACTCTCTGTCCTCGAAAGCAACAAGGTCAATAATCTGATTCACATAGTTGATCCCAGAGTCGTCCTGCTACCAATGCAATCTAACTTGACAGCTCTGTTAGCTGAAGTGACTACTGGCAGTGATCTCTGTAGAAACCAAGCTCAAACCACTTCTTCCAGCGAGGGGTTCATAAGTAGCAATCACCCATTACTGTTCATTTGTGTTCCAGTATCTTAGTCTATGTACTCTGGAAGTGTCTCTTTTGGACCTTTTATAAAAAGATGCTCCTGTATCCTCAAAGTTAAAATTATCTTGCGATCTAAACTCTTGTGATAAGAAATGGCTTGCTATGTTAACCCTCAACTCAATGTTCCCTCAATGTTCCCTCACAACCCTTCTTTCTCACTGAAGTCtttaaaaattactttataGATATTCCTCTTCTGGAAAGGGCCTAGGAGAGGCAGCATCACAGAAAACCTTCAAAGCTACCACTGAGGAATTTCTTCCTACAGTTATTGCTTTTATTGAGTGTCTCTTCTAGTGTTCTTAACAAAAGACGATATCACAGAAATCTTGTACAAACCATACCATTTAGTGCCTTACAAAATTTTCATGGTGTCTGAAAATGACTTTGGGCAGCTAAAGGGTGGCCAAAACTATTgagaaatgttaaatttaatgtttttattcatttttttaatacattataataaatatgtttttttataaaattaaattgttatacaacaatcaatatttagtatgaagcccttgattaattaaaacctgctggatccagaTGGCCATAGCATAAAAAATATGACTCCAATATGTCtcgctcaatccatgcctgcttgattgttTCCTAAAGAGCGTGTACAGAAGACGGTTTCTTCACCGCCACTGCCTTCTTCACCATTGTCCCACAGCTTTCTATTGGGTTTGTCAGGAGTCGACCCAggccatttatttttactagtgTTTTACCAATGAATAGCATAGCCAGATAGACAAagaaatatactttatttttaacacatagcaaaaaaaaaaaaaaccctgtggtTAATGTGCATAACAGCCTGCAGAGTCTTATTGTCCACAACaacaataaggaaaaaaaagacgaCAGTAAAAGGCACATAATCTGGTTTTCCCGGGTAAGTGGATTGTCCAGTCCTGCTATAAAGCCATTATGTTATACTACATACTCGAGAGACTTTAGTCAAGAGTGCATGCACAGGGTGTTTGGAAGATCTGGTGTATCAGACATACTGATAACATTGATCACAGTGTAAACACTGACCATGCGATGTTTCTAGTAAACACCTTTCCCATCATTCACCACGATTGTTAAGATAAAGCAATATGCgccattttaaaagcatttatcTCTAGAAATCAATTGTAAGGCTGGATTTAATGATGATTATGACCTTTGATCCTAAGCAATGTATGCAAAGAATTCCTATTCAGACAAAGACAAAAGAAACCCTGCTGACTTTCCTAAGTCAGTTTTCCCTAGTCATTAGTCAGAACAGAAAAACGGCAAAATAATTTTCTGTGATGGACGCAAACTAGACTGAGTCAACAATATACAGATAATCTCTGTCTTACGAACACGTTCTGTTTCAGGAGCACGTTCGTaaatcagatttgttcttaagtccaacaaagtgagtttgacgcctttgacatgaatatacaatgtaaaggaTACCGATCCACTAAATCTCGGTTCCCTTTCCGCCCACACTGctatcatgtggccaaaaatctTACCCGCacctaaggaaattaatctcacaGTAAAATTTAACAATATTGTCTCTGCACTTTTAAATCACTAGGAGAATCccagatgccattttgtctctgagctgttttccactgtattggactgtaaactctgttttgttaaggATTTCCTGAAATTGGGATTATTCACCATctggacagctttacaggacagacattttctatcaatgtgcttccggactgattcattgaaaccaacTCGTTTCTCCGCACCCCCacacaatataccagactttagacattttatacatttacttagacactgaaaatattgtatataattgtaaatattggtatctggaactgcagtgtctatttttaggACGATAAATGTGAGCTACTTCCACAATTTGTTCGCATATACGAATGTTTGCATCTACGAATGTTCATAGAACGGCGGTCCgttcgtatctgcggaaattgGTAATGTAAATTCGTAGAATGTTAGTAAGTAACTACCTGTATGTTACATTTGCTTACACTGTTGAATttcataattaattattttaactatGAACACTTGCAATTGGATCACCCAAAACAAATAATGAGTGCTGTGCTTAAAGGAATTTAAACTGTGATGCATGTTTGATATATGCAAGACTTTAAAATCGGACAGACAGGCACTGAATTTGTACCTCTGTATCTGCTGAATGCAAGGGATGACAAACACTCGTCCTCCGGCAACCATGAGTGGAGGAGAACGGCAGCAGcctgaaaaagaaatataaggggaaaaaattacaGATCAGCACCCAAAAATCTACAATTCATGTAGAAGGATACCTCATCACTTTCCTCAACCTAAAGTTTCACATCATACAAAAATccattctaagaaaaaaaaacgtctatTTATCTGAAGTGGAAACATGGAAGCACTAAGCAGTGGTTTGAAATAATGGGAAAAAACCAAAGGTCACTGCACCGAAACATGATTGCAACACAACCCATCACTGACTTTAGTGCAACCACTGGACAGGAAAATGAAGACAAGAGTATGTCACAACAAAGATCGAAGACGCTAAAAGTTAAGAGCAAGGTTTTTCTGCTTCTTCACTCTTTACAATGATTTAgatctttattttcataaactGTGAACCGCCTCTACACTGTAGATACAggtgtggtttaaataaaagatgGAGATAAAATTATTCAGGTCAACAAAAAATCtagatttttaaacaacatgtttAGATACATTTAATGGCAATGTCAAGAATTGAGAAACTCTAAGAACGGTTGGGATATTTTGTAACCTGACATTTTGTAATTCCCCCAATTGAAAcacactccttacacacactgacagattCCAAATATAACCTTTCAATTCCATTTACACTTCCTAGGCACTAATGGTGCACCTGACCGTAGTTGAGTTGCTTGTCCATGGTTCAGTAGGTACATAAACCGCAGATGAACTGATGAAGTCTAAGCATCATAGTGCAGAATGTAAATTACATTTGGCCGCTTTACATTTGCGTCTCATTCCTGATCCTGATTTTGCACATGAAAATTATAATTTCActagtttaaataataaaaagtgtaacgtctgtttgttttaaatgtctttCTTGCGCTTGTTCCACAAGGGttgctactgtacatattagTGATAAAATCCCAGactccaataataataataataataataaaagcttaaatattTGCGGTACTAGATGCTTAGTTTCAGTAAAATTAGCCAAATTATCTATTACACGTTTAGGGTGATGCATATAAATTCATAATAGGAGTAGCCAGTGTTTCAATCACATAAATTCAAGAAGAAATCATCATGCTTTATATCATactgcatgtttattttatttaacaattaagtattaaatattttaaatatttgaatttttgTATTAAATCTTCCTCTTTCGTTTAAGGCCATGTTCCTCATGTGTCCTTTAAGTtctaaaagaaatagaaaagagaatgatgttttccttcctgaaaaaaaatattctaaacCGTTACACAAATCTGTGATATGGTCTGGACCATGAGTTTTCAACACTTTGCTGGATGCCACAGCAAGTCTATAAGATGATCAGGAGAAAACTTTATGCAGCACCAAGAAAGGGGttttgggttttatttttttcctacttttttttttttttatagactacATTAGGAGTTTTCAGGTCAGTTGTACCCCTTActtcttaaaaatattaatatttcatggGTAATTAGCAACATGAGGTTTAGTGTAACCACGGTTTAGTTTTCAGCAGAAATATTTAGAGCGACACTTCTCAATAATTCAAATAGAAAATTAAAAGCATAAAGTCCATGTACAAGTCCTATTATGGTATTTTGTGCATCTATCAAGAAGAACCATCCCACCCCCCTTAATTCTGTATTAATAAACCAAACAAATTGATATTCGAAAACCCAGCATTATTTAGATTCACACCTAGTTTGTGTGAGACTTGTTAACTCGTACTTTTCAATCACAAGCTGTAGTAGGCTTTGTCTGGACACAAAGCAAGAAGAAAGTATACTGTGAAGAACTGAATTTTAGTTGCTCTAATGATGACATGCATGTTTTGTCTGaacaaaactttattaaaagtgATATAACTTTAAACTGTGAGATTTTTAGCTTGCTCTCGGGCTGTCTGGGCACACTGAATGCCTTCATGTTTTATACTCACGACATCTGTTACTTTTGTGATTTTCATAATATGCTCGTAGGCGTGACTTTGGAAGCGAGTTGTTCCTCCTGTTTGTTTAAAGCTTTTCATAACAAAACGGGAGATTATTGTGTGAGACACTGTCCTAGGGAAAAGGTCACATTCTTGCAAAGGATTTACTcgtaaataaatagtaaaaaaaaaaaaaaaaaaagaagtgaggAGTGACGTGCTTACCTGACACCACCATGGCCTCGTTGGGACCGCAAGTGTAGAACATTGTGAGACTGTCCTGGACCTGCAAAGAGTTGAGattttaacttcttaaaaatatgcacaaaaatacaaaagacaTAAAACctgttgacatttacagaagtcgtggaagagacacatctgtctgtgggaactgtacacgaaatcattcaccaacatcactagacattacaggaacttggctgggagttttAAGCCATTTCCACAGGGTAGTAGGGTTATCGCTTCAATGCACTG
Coding sequences:
- the flot1b gene encoding flotillin-1b produces the protein MFYTCGPNEAMVVSGCCRSPPLMVAGGRVFVIPCIQQIQRISLNTLTLNVKSDKVYTRHGVPISVTGIAQVKIQGQNKEMLAAACQMFLGKSEIEVSQIALETLEGHQRAIIAHLTVEEIYQDRKKFSEQVFKVASSDLVNMGIGVVSYTLKDVHDDQDYLNSLGKARTAQVQRDARIGEAQYKRDAVIREAHAMQEKVSAQYKNEIEMAKAQRDYELKKAVYDMEVNTKKAESEMAYQLQVAKTKQRIEEEKMQVQVVERTQQITLQEQEITRKEKELEAKVKKPAEAEKYKLEKLAEAERLQLIMEAEAEAESIRMRGEAEAFATEAKGRAEAEQMAKKAEAFKQYKEGAMVDMLLEKLPLMAEEISKPLSAAQKVTMVSSGGSEVGAAKLTGEVLDIMVRLPQTVEKLTGVNISQATSTRMG